The Vicia villosa cultivar HV-30 ecotype Madison, WI linkage group LG1, Vvil1.0, whole genome shotgun sequence genome includes a region encoding these proteins:
- the LOC131629375 gene encoding beta-galactosidase-like: protein MENLIRIKFFALLLFLWVCSVNASVSYDNKAILVNGQRKILFSGSIHYPRSTPQMWPELIQKAKDGGLDVIQSYVFWNGHEPSPGKYYFEDRYDLVKFIKLVQQAGLYFHLRIGPYACAEWNLGGFPVWLKYVPGIAFRTDNEPFKAEMQKFTTKIVDMMKAEKLFQTQGGPIILSQIENEYGPVEWEIGAPGKAYTKWFSQMALSLNTGVPWIMCKQEDAPDPIIDTCNGYYCENFKPNNNNKPKMWTENWTGWYTEFGGGVPRRSAEDVAFSVVRFVQNGGTFVNYYMYHGGTNFDRTSGGPFIATSYDFDAPIDEFGLVNEPKWGHLKYLHKVIKQCEPVLLSADSTVYWPGKNLEVHVFKPKAGDCVAFLGNYDTKSSATIKFGNGDYELPPWSITILPDCKTAAFNTAKVGIQSPMKMISTNSAFSWQSYNEEPSYSTVKDTFTAYALREQVNVTRDSTDYLWYMTDVNIDQNEGFIKNGQSPLLTINSAGHALHVFINGQLSDTVYGSLEFPKLTFSKNVKLNVGNNKISLLSITVGLPNVGVHFETWNAGVLGPVTLKGLNEGTRDLSRQKWSYKIGLKGEALQLHTVSGSNSVKWVQGSLLSKRKPLTWYKTTFRTPAGNDPLALDMSTMGKGQVWINGRNIGRHWPGYITRGKCGDCYYVGTYTETKCRTNCGQPSQKWYHVPRSWLSPSVNYLVVFEELGGDPTGISLVKRTP from the exons ATGGAGAATTTAATTAGGATAAAATTCTTTGCATTACTATTATTTCTTTGGGTTTGTTCAGTCAATGCCTCTGTGAGTTATGATAACAAGGCCATTCTTGTTAATGGACAGAGAAAGATTTTGTTTTCTGGATCCATTCATTATCCAAGAAGTACACCTCAG ATGTGGCCAGAGCTTATTCAAAAGGCTAAAGATGGAGGGTTAGATGTTATACAGTCTTATGTGTTTTGGAATGGACATGAGCCTTCTCCTGGCAAG TATTATTTTGAGGATAGGTATGATTTGGTTAAGTTCATCAAGCTGGTGCAACAAGCTGGCCTTTATTTTCATCTTCGGATTGGTCCCTACGCATGTGCTGAATGGAACTTAGG GGGATTTCCAGTTTGGCTTAAGTATGTTCCAGGAATTGCATTCAGAACTGACAACGAGCCTTTCAag GCAGAAATGCAAAAATTTACTACTAAGATCGTTGACATGATGAAGGCCGAGAAATTGTTTCAAACGCAGGGAGGTCCAATCATTCTTTCTCAG ATTGAAAATGAGTATGGACCAGTGGAGTGGGAAATTGGTGCACCTGGAAAAGCTTACACCAAATGGTTTTCTCAAATGGCTCTTAGTTTAAACACTGGCGTCCCCTGGATTATGTGCAAGCAAGAAGATGCTCCTGATCCTATC ATTGATACTTGCAATGGTTACTACTGTGAAAACTTCAAgccaaacaacaacaataaacccAAAATGTGGACAGAGAATTGGACTGGTTGGTACACAGAGTTTGGTGGTGGAGTTCCACGTAGATCAGCAGAAGACGTGGCATTTTCTGTTGTAAGATTTGTACAAAATGGTGGCACATTTGTTAACTACTATAtg TATCATGGAGGAACTAACTTTGATCGAACTTCTGGTGGACCCTTCATTGCCACAAGTTATGACTTTGATGCTCCCATCGATGAATTCG GACTTGTGAACGAACCAAAATGGGGACATTTGAAATATTTGCACAAAGTAATTAAGCAATGTGAACCAGTTTTACTGTCAGCTGATTCCACAGTATATTGGCCTGGAAAAAATTTGGAG GTACATGTTTTCAAACCAAAAGCTGGTGATTGTGTTGCTTTCCTTGGAAATTATGATACCAAATCTTCTGCAACAATTAAATTTGGAAATGGAGACTATGAACTACCACCATGGTCTATTACCATTCTTCCTGACTGCAAAACTGCAGCTTTCAACACTGCAAAG GTTGGTATTCAATCTCCAATGAAGATGATCTCTACAAATAGTGCATTTTCTTGGCAGTCATATAATGAAGAACCATCGTATTCCACTGTTAAGGATACTTTCACAGCATATGCATTACGGGAACAGGTTAATGTCACACGAGATTCTACCGATTATTTGTGGTATATGACCGA TGTGAACATTGATCAGAATGAAGGTTTTATAAAGAATGGACAATCTCCTCTTCTTACAATAAATTCAGCAGGCCATGCTTTGCATGTTTTTATCAATGGTCAACTTTCAG ATACTGTGTATGGATCATTGGAGTTTCCGAAACTGACATTTAGTAAGAATGTTAAGCTAAATGTTGGAAATAACAAGATATCGTTGCTTAGTATTACCGTCGGTCTTCCG AATGTCGGCGTGCACTTTGAAACATGGAATGCCGGGGTGTTAGGTCCGGTCACACTCAAGGGTCTAAACGAGGGGACTAGAGACTTGTCTCGACAGAAATGGTCTTACAAG ATTGGTCTCAAGGGTGAAGCCTTACAACTTCACACTGTTAGTGGAAGTAATTCAGTAAAATGGGTACAAGGATCATTATTGTCTAAAAGAAAACCATTGACATGGTACAAG ACAACTTTTAGGACACCAGCCGGAAATGATCCATTAGCTCTAGATATGAGTACTATGGGGAAAGGTCAAGTATGGATAAATGGTCGGAACATCGGACGCCATTGGCCCGGATATATAACTCGTGGTAAGTGTGGCGATTGTTATTATGTCGGCACTTATACAGAAACAAAATGTCGGACGAATTGCGGACAACCCTCGCAAAAATG GTACCATGTTCCTAGATCATGGTTAAGCCCAAGTGTAAACTATTTGGTTGTGTTTGAAGAATTGGGAGGTGACCCTACTGGAATATCTTTGGTGAAAAGAACACCTTAA